The Syntrophorhabdaceae bacterium genomic interval GCGTCTCTCGGGCAGCTTTCTGCCGGGATCGCCCATGAACTGAAAAACCCCCTTAGCATCATCCTTCAGGGGATCGCATATGTCCAGTCATCAGTCGAAGACAGCACGCTCATCGATGCCTGCGAAAGGATAAAAAAATCGGCCATCCGGGCAGATATAGTAATTCAGAACCTCCTCAGTTTTTCACGACAGACACCTCCTTCCTTCACCGAGGCGGATATGAACATTCTCATTGAGGAAGCCCTCGCAATGGTAGAGCACCAGATGAACCTGCAAAACATAGAGATTATACGGAATTATTCCCACCGCATCTCTGCGGTACTGGCGGACGACAACCAGATCAAGCAGGTCTTCATCAACGTATTCATCAATGCATCCGAAGCGATGAAAGGCGGAGGCGCCATCACCATCACAACCACAACGGGATCGGGCAAAGACGGGGAACCATGCGTCGAAGTTGCAATAACGGATACGGGAACGGGGATACCCGAAGAGATTATTAATAATGTCTTAGATCCCTTCTTTTCGACAAAAAAGGGCTCCGGGGGTACGGGGCTCGGCCTATCCGTCACAAAAGGGATCATCGACCGTCATCACGGCAGTATTGCCATCAGCAGCAAAGAGGGGGCAGGCACAACCGTGACGATCACCCTGCCGTGCAATCCATCGAAAAAGGGGAACACCCTCGATGGATAAAAAAAAGATCCTTCTTATTGACGATGAAGAGGACTTTTGTTTCTTTGTAAAACTGAACCTTGAAAGAACGGGGGAATATCAGGTCTTCACGGCCACGGACGGCATTGAAGGCATCAGGCTGGCGAAACAGCTTAAACCCGATCTCATATTCCTCGATATCGTCATGCCGAAGATGGACGGCGGGCGGGTTGCGGAGATCCTCCTTGAGGATGAATCAACGAAAAATATCCCCTTTGTTTTCGTTAGCGCAGTGGTCAAAAAAGATGAACTTGTAAAACGCGGAGGGGAGATCGGCAGAAGGGATTTTATTACCAAGCCGGTCGTATCGAAGAATCTCATCGAAAAGATCGAGCAGGTGCTGGCTGGTAATCATTACTCTCTCATTGCAATTCCATTAATACTGGGGCACTTCACCCCCGTCCAGCACATGCTTCTCATGGCGCTATTTGCGGTAATGCTTTTTTTTGCATCAATCTCTACCAGAAACACGGCTTATGCCAGTTCAACAAAAACAAAGATCATGGTATCCGCAAGGATTCCGGCATTGACAAGTCTTAAAATACTCCATCAGGTGCGTGAAGTAATTATTACCGATGCGGATATACATAAAGGCTACATAGATATAAAAAGTGCCTCACGTATCCAGATCAGGAATAACAATCCGGCCGGCT includes:
- a CDS encoding response regulator, with the protein product MDKKKILLIDDEEDFCFFVKLNLERTGEYQVFTATDGIEGIRLAKQLKPDLIFLDIVMPKMDGGRVAEILLEDESTKNIPFVFVSAVVKKDELVKRGGEIGRRDFITKPVVSKNLIEKIEQVLAGNHYSLIAIPLILGHFTPVQHMLLMALFAVMLFFASISTRNTAYASSTKTKIMVSARIPALTSLKILHQVREVIITDADIHKGYIDIKSASRIQIRNNNPAGYMLTFQGIEWPFREIHIQGFTNEIWITSGNAFVHQPYNRGTITVELNYRFLLTEDAKPG